The following are encoded in a window of Alosa sapidissima isolate fAloSap1 chromosome 10, fAloSap1.pri, whole genome shotgun sequence genomic DNA:
- the LOC121720415 gene encoding complement C1q-like protein 2: MLAHTLLVLSALVLAYGAPQDRGDTDTLTRLQAQVEELKDRLTIAEKELKEVKDVPKVAFSASLGGNGLVEAGSFYKKLIYKDVITNIGEAYNKETGMFTVPVRGVYYVRMTANGPTDKTLSAVLYKGYESLLIVHEQPSGEGSDTASNGATFLLEKGDQLHVKLWPDTQIWDNSNRHSTVTAFLLYPMPDESSPTTEPNL, encoded by the exons ATGTTGGCTCACACACTGCTGGTGTTGTCGGCCCTGGTGCTGGCCTACGGTGCACCTCAGGACAGGGGCGACACAGACACGCTGACCCGGCTCCAGGCCCAGGTGGAGGAGCTCAAGGACAGATTGACCATCGCAGAGAAAGAACTCAAGGAAGTGAAAG ATGTACCAAAAGTTGCCTTCTCTGCATCACTGGGTGGAAATGGACTGGTTGAAGCTGGGTCATTTTACAAGAAACTTATCTACAAAGATGTCATCACGAATATTGGCGAAGCATACAACAAGGAAACAG GAATGTTCACGGTGCCCGTGAGGGGAGTTTACTATGTGCGCATGACCGCTAACGGCCCGACAGACAAAACCCTCTCCGCCGTGCTCTATAAGGGCTATGAGTCTCTGCTGATCGTCCACGAGCAGCCCTCGGGTGAGGGGAGCGACACGGCGTCCAACGGCGCCACCTTTCTGCTCGAGAAGGGAGACCAGCTTCACGTTAAGCTCTGGCCAGACACACAGATCTGGGACAACTCCAACCGGCACAGCACCGTCACGGCCTTCCTGCTCTACCCCATGCCAGACGAGAGCAGCCCGACTACGGAGCCCAACCTCTGA